A window from Triticum aestivum cultivar Chinese Spring chromosome 6D, IWGSC CS RefSeq v2.1, whole genome shotgun sequence encodes these proteins:
- the LOC123145021 gene encoding scarecrow-like protein 6, whose protein sequence is MRAALFGAERSGGVGLAGGGGGKDLCYWPPGKLLVEPRSVLDCSRRLSSPPNSASTLSSSLGGGAADSTGVAAVSESSAGDAEATKWADHGAGGGGCELPPIPGALDGGEGWDAMLGNAAAAAAAGQDQTFLNWIMGAAGDLELPVPPLPMHQQPLVDNAGGFGFSSVDPLGFSLDHHLGGASSDLSSSGAMSHSTTGGGGGGGSKASSAFGLFSPEAASLQPPPPPMLFHEGIDTKPPLLGPQSHGLFNQYQHQHQHQPPPPAAAFFMPLASFSDHNQRSQLHQPPPKRHHSVPDDLYLTRNHLGTSAAAAFPLLHGSLPFQLQPSPPPLRGAMKTTAAEAAQQQLLDELAAAAKAAEAGNSTGAREILARLNHQLPPLGKPFLRSASYLREALLLALADGHHGASRITSPLDVALKLAAYKSFSDLSPMLQFANFTATQALLDEIACSAASCIHIIDFDLGVGGQWASFMQELAHRRGTGGVALPLLKLTAFVSDASHHPLELHLTQDNLTQFAADLGIPFEFNAVSLDAFSPAELISPTGDEIVAVSLPVGCSARAPPLAVILRLVKQLGPKIVVAMDYGADRADLPFSQHFLHCFQSCMFLLDSLDAAGIDADSACKIEKFLIQPRVEDAVLGRRKTDKAVSWRNVFAAAGFTPVPLSNLAEAQADCLLKRVQVRGFHVEKRGVALTLYWQRGELVSVSAWRC, encoded by the coding sequence ATGAGGGCGGCTCTGTTCGGGGCCGAGCGGAGCGGGGGAGTgggcctcgccggcggcggcggagggaaggaTCTGTGCTACTGGCCGCCGGGGAAGCTGCTGGTGGAGCCCCGGTCGGTGCTCGACTGCTCGCGCAGGCTCAGCAGCCCGCCCAACTCCGCATCCACGCTGTCGTCgtccctcggcggcggcgcggctgactCCACCGGCGTGGCGGCGGTTTCCGAGAGCAGCGCCGGCGACGCCGAGGCCACCAAATGGGCCGAccacggcgccggcggcggcggatgtGAGCTTCCGCCCATTCCCGGGGCGCTGGATGGAGGGGAGGGCTGGGATGCCATGCTCGGCAACGCCGCTGCGGCCGCCGCGGCCGGGCAGGACCAGACCTTCTTGAACTGGATCATGGGGGCCGCTGGCGACCTGGAGCTGCCCGTCCCGCCGCTTCCAATGCATCAGCAGCCGCTCGTCGACAATGCGGGCGGCTTCGGATTCTCGTCCGTGGACCCGCTCGGCTTCTCGCTCGACCACCACCTCGGCGGCGCCTCCTCCGACCTGTCGTCCTCCGGCGCCATGTCGCACAGCACCACCGGcgggggtggcggtggcggcagcaaAGCCTCCTCGGCCTTCGGCCTTTTCTCACCGGAGGCCGCCTCTCTCCAGCCCCCGCCGCCTCCGATGCTGTTCCACGAAGGTATCGACACGAAGCCCCCTCTCCTCGGACCGCAGTCGCATGGCCTCTTCAACCAgtaccagcaccagcaccagcaccagccgccgcctcccgccgcagcCTTCTTCATGCCCCTCGCTTCCTTCTCCGATCACAACCAGCGCTCACAACTCCACCAGCCGCCGCCCAAGCGCCACCACTCCGTTCCAGACGACCTCTACCTCACCCGAAACCACCTaggcacgtcggcggcggcggccttccCCCTGCTACATGGCTCACTCCCGTTCCAGCTCCAGCCTTCGCCGCCACCGCTTCGCGGGGCGATGAAGACGACGGCTGCCGAGGCAGCGCAGCAGCAGCTGCTGGACGAGCTGGCTGCCGCGGCAAAGGCAGCTGAGGCCGGTAATTCCACTGGCGCGCGTGAGATATTGGCGCGGCTCAATCACCAGCTTCCCCCCCTTGGGAAGCCCTTCCTCCGGTCGGCTTCCTACCTCAGGGaggccctcctcctcgcgctcgccgATGGACACCACGGCGCCTCCCGCATCACCTCACCGCTCGACGTCGCCCTCAAGCTGGCGGCCTACAAGTCCTTCTCCGACCTGTCGCCCATGCTGCAGTTCGCTAACTTCACCGCCACGCAGGCGCTTCTCGACGAAATCGCCTGCAGCGCCGCTTCCTGCATCCATATCATTGACTTCGATCTTGGTGTAGGCGGGCAGTGGGCTTCCTTCATGCAGGAGCTTGCTCATCGCCGTGGCACTGGCGGCGTGGCTTTGCCGTTGCTGAAGCTGACGGCCTTCGTTTCAGATGCTTCTCACCATCCACTGGAGCTTCATCTTACTCAGGATAACCTCACGCAGTTTGCTGCTGATCTTGGAATTCCCTTCGAGTTCAATGCCGTCAGTCTTGATGCTTTCAGTCCGGCGGAGCTCATTTCTCCTACTGGCGACGAAATTGTAGCTGTgagcctccctgttggttgctctGCTCGTGCACCACCGCTGGCTGTAATCCTTCGGTTGGTGAAACAGCTTGGTCCTAAGATTGTGGTCGCCATGGACTATGGAGCTGATCGTGCTGACCTCCCGTTCTCACAGCACTTCCTGCATTGCTTTCAATCCTGCATGTTCCTCCTTGACTCGCTTGATGCTGCTGGAATTGACGCCGATTCTGCCTGTAAGATTGAGAAGTTTCTGATCCAACCAAGAGTCGAAGATGCGGTGCTTGGGCGGCGCAAGACCGACAAAGCAGTGTCATGGCGGAATGTGTTTGCTGCTGCTGGCTTCACACCTGTGCCGCTCAGCAATCTTGCGGAGGCACAGGCCGACTGCCTCTTGAAGCGGGTGCAGGTCCGAGGGTTCCACGTCGAGAAACGCGGGGTTGCGCTCACTCTCTATTGGCAGCGTGGCGAGCTCGTCTCAGTATCAGCTTGGCGGTGCTGA